In Erwinia sp. SLM-02, one genomic interval encodes:
- a CDS encoding GNAT family N-acetyltransferase, giving the protein MSEIIVRHAEPDDAAALHQMYSQPETYSDTLQLPYPSLQRWQEKLKNTPEGQHMLVACIDGQIVGQCFVALNAPARRRHTATFGLGVDVRHRGKGVAKAMMTAIVDLCDNWLQVDRIELTVYADNQAAIALYEKFGFVTEGRGVRFGVRNGVQVDALFMARLKD; this is encoded by the coding sequence GTGAGTGAGATTATCGTTCGACACGCCGAGCCTGATGACGCTGCGGCGCTGCATCAGATGTACAGCCAGCCGGAAACCTACAGCGATACGCTTCAGCTCCCTTACCCTTCACTACAGCGCTGGCAGGAGAAGCTAAAGAACACGCCGGAAGGCCAGCATATGCTGGTGGCCTGTATTGACGGCCAGATTGTCGGCCAGTGCTTTGTTGCGCTGAATGCCCCGGCGCGCCGCCGTCATACGGCGACGTTTGGCCTTGGCGTGGACGTCCGCCACCGCGGTAAAGGCGTGGCGAAGGCGATGATGACGGCGATAGTCGACCTCTGCGATAACTGGCTGCAGGTGGATCGCATTGAGCTCACCGTGTATGCCGACAACCAGGCGGCCATTGCACTGTATGAGAAATTTGGCTTCGTGACCGAAGGCCGTGGCGTTCGCTTCGGCGTGCGTAACGGCGTGCAGGTCGATGCGCTGTTTATGGCGCGTCTGAAAGACTGA
- a CDS encoding ABC transporter permease, whose product MSKSEYVYHRIIVWLVFVILALPLVATLFYALATRWGATILPDGLTLKWLVQLWSDPRFLVALWHSLLICLGSLLFSLLLVLPTMFVIAYYFPKLDAVMNILILLPFAIPPVVSSVGLLQLYSSPPLMLTGTPWILIGCYFTIALPFIYRAIANNMQAINLRELIDAAHLLGASTWQAALLVVLPNLRKGATIAVLLSFSFLIGEFVFANLLVGTSFETLQVYLYNVRNSSGHFSSALVISYFVVVLLVTWLANTLNRERG is encoded by the coding sequence ATGTCGAAAAGTGAATACGTTTATCACCGGATAATCGTCTGGCTGGTGTTTGTTATCCTCGCGCTGCCGCTGGTGGCCACGCTGTTCTACGCGCTGGCTACCCGCTGGGGCGCAACGATTCTGCCCGACGGCTTAACCCTCAAGTGGCTGGTCCAGCTGTGGAGCGATCCGCGTTTTCTGGTGGCCCTCTGGCACTCGCTGCTGATTTGCCTCGGTTCGCTGCTGTTCTCGCTGCTGCTGGTGCTGCCGACCATGTTTGTGATCGCTTACTACTTCCCGAAACTCGACGCGGTGATGAATATCCTGATCCTGCTGCCGTTTGCCATTCCGCCGGTGGTGTCCTCGGTGGGACTGCTGCAGCTGTACTCATCGCCGCCGCTGATGCTGACCGGCACGCCGTGGATCCTGATTGGCTGCTACTTCACTATCGCGCTGCCGTTTATCTATCGTGCCATCGCCAACAATATGCAGGCGATTAACCTGCGTGAGCTGATCGATGCCGCCCACCTGCTGGGCGCGAGCACCTGGCAGGCCGCGCTGCTGGTGGTGCTGCCTAACCTGCGTAAAGGGGCGACGATTGCCGTGCTGCTATCGTTCTCCTTCCTGATCGGTGAGTTTGTCTTCGCTAACCTGCTGGTCGGCACCAGTTTTGAAACGCTGCAGGTTTACCTCTACAACGTCCGCAACAGCAGCGGGCACTTCAGCAGTGCGCTGGTTATCTCCTATTTCGTTGTTGTCCTGCTGGTCACCTGGCTGGCTAATACCCTGAACCGTGAACGAGGCTGA
- the gntK gene encoding gluconokinase, producing the protein MTSSTPSNHVFVLMGVSGSGKSAVANAVAHELKAAFLDGDFLHPRANIEKMAGGHPLDDADRKPWLKAINDAAFAMQRTNDVSLIVCSALKKHYRDILREGNQNLSFVYLKGDFDTIESRLRARKGHFFKPQMLVTQFATLEEPGSEEKDVLVVDINQSLDDVVASTLKTIDGAINKTK; encoded by the coding sequence ATGACCTCATCTACCCCGTCCAATCACGTATTTGTACTGATGGGCGTATCCGGCAGCGGCAAATCTGCCGTTGCAAATGCTGTGGCACACGAACTGAAAGCCGCGTTTCTTGACGGCGATTTCCTGCATCCGCGGGCGAACATTGAAAAAATGGCCGGTGGTCACCCGCTGGACGACGCCGACCGTAAACCGTGGCTGAAGGCGATTAACGACGCCGCGTTCGCCATGCAGCGCACCAATGACGTGTCGCTGATCGTCTGCTCGGCGCTGAAAAAACACTACCGTGACATCCTGCGCGAAGGGAATCAGAACCTTTCTTTCGTCTACCTGAAGGGCGATTTCGACACCATTGAATCCCGCCTGCGCGCGCGCAAAGGTCATTTCTTCAAGCCGCAGATGCTGGTCACCCAGTTCGCCACGCTGGAAGAACCGGGCAGTGAAGAGAAAGATGTGCTGGTTGTGGATATTAATCAGTCCCTTGATGACGTTGTTGCCTCAACGCTGAAAACCATTGACGGTGCCATCAACAAGACTAAGTAA
- a CDS encoding ABC transporter ATP-binding protein, translating to MSYLHVTQLNKSYGATSIFQDIEFSAEEGELVTLLGPSGCGKSTLLRCIAGLTTVDSGRILLRGEDIVPVTPQKRAIGMVFQSYALFPNMTVERNVAFGLKMQKLPAAEIQQRVAEALELVELVDFARRYPHQLSGGQCQRVALARSLVTRPRLLLLDEPLSALDARIRRHLRDQIRRIQQELNLTTLFVTHDQEEALTMSDRIVLMNKGKIVQSGNAEALYTQPADLFAAGFMGNYNLLSAEQALKLTGQRFSGQVAVRPESMRLCPPDQGIPASIISHSLLGNVIRYRVGVQDMELLVDVLNRSVDDLHPAGYPVGLVLDKQTMREVA from the coding sequence ATGTCGTATTTACATGTGACCCAACTGAATAAGAGCTATGGCGCCACCAGCATCTTTCAGGATATTGAATTCAGCGCGGAAGAAGGCGAACTGGTGACGCTGCTGGGGCCAAGCGGCTGCGGTAAATCCACGCTGCTGCGCTGCATCGCCGGACTGACCACCGTCGACAGCGGCCGTATTCTGCTGCGGGGAGAGGATATTGTGCCGGTGACGCCGCAGAAGCGGGCCATCGGCATGGTGTTCCAAAGCTACGCGCTGTTCCCCAATATGACCGTTGAGCGCAACGTGGCCTTCGGTCTGAAGATGCAAAAGCTGCCCGCCGCCGAGATCCAGCAGCGGGTGGCGGAAGCGCTGGAGCTGGTTGAGCTGGTGGATTTCGCCCGCCGCTATCCGCATCAGCTCTCCGGCGGCCAGTGTCAGCGCGTGGCGCTGGCGCGCTCGCTGGTGACCCGCCCGCGTCTGCTGCTGCTGGACGAACCGCTGTCGGCGCTGGATGCGCGTATTCGCCGCCATCTGCGCGATCAGATCCGTCGCATTCAGCAGGAGCTGAATCTCACCACCCTGTTCGTCACCCACGATCAGGAAGAGGCGCTGACGATGTCCGACCGGATTGTGCTGATGAACAAAGGCAAAATCGTGCAGAGCGGCAACGCCGAAGCGCTGTACACCCAGCCTGCCGATCTGTTCGCCGCCGGATTTATGGGCAACTACAATCTGCTGAGCGCCGAGCAGGCGCTGAAGCTGACCGGCCAGCGGTTCAGCGGTCAGGTTGCTGTCCGTCCGGAATCAATGCGGCTGTGCCCGCCGGACCAGGGTATCCCGGCGTCAATTATCAGCCACAGCCTGCTGGGCAACGTGATTCGTTATCGGGTCGGCGTGCAGGATATGGAGCTGCTGGTGGATGTGCTGAACCGCTCGGTGGACGATCTGCACCCGGCGGGCTATCCGGTAGGCTTAGTGCTTGATAAGCAAACGATGCGGGAAGTTGCCTGA
- a CDS encoding LacI family DNA-binding transcriptional regulator produces the protein MKFSIKQIAAQSGVSKATVDRALHKRGSVHPQTDRRIAAAIRDLELQQRVNLASGRTLNIDVVLHTPERFSSLVSAALLSQLGSLAPFRLMLRFHVFEQIDAKALQQLLLRCGSDSYGVILKVSDEAPLNASVEELLHQRVPVVTLVTDLPDSARIRYVGMDNGSAGRTAAWLLSRWLGPQPHSVAVVLSSAGFRGEEERVAGFSDGLRQLAPQHKVVRISEGYGVDSLTFERVSDALVSDPAISAVYGVGGGNRAIFRAFASQQRPLRAFIAHDLDEENREMLAARQLDAVIDHDLRADARSAMQAILRFHGFLPPEEEVGVFSRVSVVTPFNL, from the coding sequence ATGAAGTTCTCCATCAAACAGATCGCCGCACAGTCGGGGGTCAGCAAGGCGACGGTAGACCGCGCGCTGCACAAGCGCGGCAGCGTGCATCCGCAGACCGATCGGCGCATTGCCGCCGCCATCCGCGATCTTGAGCTACAGCAGCGGGTGAATCTGGCCAGCGGCAGAACGCTGAATATTGACGTGGTGCTGCATACGCCCGAGCGCTTCAGCTCGCTGGTCAGCGCCGCTCTGCTCAGCCAGCTCGGCAGCCTGGCGCCGTTCCGCCTGATGCTGCGTTTTCACGTCTTTGAACAGATCGATGCGAAGGCACTCCAGCAGTTGCTTTTGCGCTGCGGCAGCGACAGCTACGGCGTCATTCTCAAGGTCAGTGATGAAGCGCCGCTGAACGCCAGCGTGGAAGAACTGCTGCATCAGCGGGTGCCGGTGGTGACGCTGGTCACCGACCTGCCCGACAGCGCGCGTATTCGCTATGTGGGCATGGATAACGGTAGCGCAGGGCGCACGGCGGCCTGGCTGCTGTCGCGCTGGCTGGGACCGCAGCCTCATTCGGTGGCGGTGGTGCTGAGCAGCGCCGGATTCCGCGGCGAAGAGGAGCGGGTGGCAGGCTTTAGCGACGGGCTGCGCCAGCTTGCGCCACAGCATAAGGTGGTACGCATCAGCGAAGGCTACGGCGTGGACAGCCTGACGTTTGAGCGGGTGAGCGACGCGCTGGTCAGCGATCCGGCCATCAGCGCGGTATACGGCGTTGGCGGCGGCAATCGCGCTATCTTTCGCGCCTTTGCCAGCCAGCAGCGCCCCCTGCGAGCCTTTATTGCCCACGATCTGGATGAGGAAAATCGTGAAATGCTGGCCGCGCGGCAGCTGGATGCGGTGATCGATCACGATCTGCGCGCCGATGCCCGCAGCGCCATGCAGGCGATCCTGCGCTTTCACGGCTTTTTGCCGCCGGAAGAGGAAGTGGGGGTGTTTTCGCGGGTGAGCGTGGTGACGCCCTTTAATCTGTAG
- a CDS encoding Na/Pi cotransporter family protein — MLTLLNLLSAVALLVWGTHIVRTGIMRVYGADLRRVLSRSVEKKPMAFLAGIGVTALVQSSNATTLLVTSFVAQELVGLTPALVVILGADVGTALMARILTFDLSWLSPLFIFFGVVFFLGRKQTRAGQLGRASIGLGLILLALQLIVAAAAPITQASGVKVLFSSLTGDVMLDALIGAVFAIISYSSLAAVLITATLTATGVISFKVALCLVIGANLGSGLLAMLNNSTSNAAGKRVALGSLLFKFIGSLLVLPFIDLLADWLAKLPVSDEELVIFFHVFYNLIRCVIMVPFAEPMAGLCKRLIREEPENDLRLKPKHLDTSSLDTPALALANAARETLRMGDVLEQMLATFSKVIHGELREDREIRKLDDDVDVLYTAIKLYLAQMPKEDLPEEDSRRWAEIIEMALNLEQSGDILERMSGDVADKSLAARRAFSVEGMQELDAQLELLTSNLRLSLSVFLSRDLTSAKRLRRSKHRFRITNRRYSHAHVDRLHQHNVQSIETSSLHLGLLGDMKRLNSLFCAVAYSVLEQADDDKDDE, encoded by the coding sequence GTGTTAACCCTGTTAAATCTTCTTTCTGCCGTGGCGCTGCTGGTGTGGGGAACCCACATCGTGCGTACCGGCATCATGCGCGTTTACGGCGCCGATCTGCGGCGGGTACTCAGCCGCAGCGTGGAAAAAAAACCGATGGCGTTCCTCGCCGGGATCGGTGTGACCGCGCTGGTGCAAAGCAGCAACGCCACCACGCTGCTGGTCACCTCTTTTGTTGCTCAGGAGCTGGTCGGGCTGACGCCTGCACTGGTAGTGATCCTCGGCGCGGATGTCGGTACGGCGCTGATGGCCCGTATCCTGACCTTCGATCTGTCGTGGCTTTCGCCGCTGTTTATCTTCTTCGGCGTGGTGTTCTTCCTCGGCCGCAAGCAGACCCGTGCCGGGCAGCTGGGGCGGGCCAGCATCGGCCTTGGGCTGATCCTGCTGGCGCTGCAGCTGATTGTTGCCGCCGCCGCGCCGATCACCCAGGCGTCCGGGGTGAAAGTGCTGTTCTCCTCGCTGACCGGCGATGTGATGCTGGATGCGCTGATCGGCGCGGTGTTTGCCATTATCAGCTACTCCAGCCTGGCGGCGGTGCTGATCACCGCCACGCTGACCGCCACCGGCGTGATTTCGTTTAAGGTGGCGCTGTGCCTGGTGATCGGGGCCAACCTCGGCAGCGGGCTGCTGGCGATGCTCAACAACAGCACGTCGAACGCGGCCGGAAAACGCGTTGCGCTCGGCAGCCTGCTGTTTAAATTTATCGGTTCGCTGCTGGTGCTGCCTTTTATCGATCTGCTGGCGGACTGGCTGGCGAAGCTGCCGGTCAGCGATGAAGAACTGGTCATTTTCTTCCACGTTTTCTACAACCTGATCCGCTGTGTGATTATGGTGCCGTTTGCCGAGCCGATGGCCGGGCTGTGTAAGCGCCTTATCCGTGAGGAGCCGGAAAACGACCTGCGGCTGAAGCCGAAACACCTTGATACCAGCTCGCTGGATACCCCGGCGCTGGCGCTGGCCAATGCGGCCCGTGAAACGCTGCGAATGGGTGACGTGCTGGAGCAGATGCTGGCGACGTTCAGCAAGGTCATTCACGGTGAACTGCGTGAGGATCGGGAGATCCGCAAACTCGATGATGATGTCGACGTGCTGTACACGGCGATAAAACTCTATCTGGCGCAGATGCCGAAGGAAGACCTGCCGGAAGAGGATTCGCGCCGCTGGGCCGAAATCATTGAGATGGCGCTGAACCTGGAGCAGTCCGGGGATATTCTTGAGCGCATGAGCGGCGACGTGGCGGATAAATCGCTGGCCGCGCGGCGGGCGTTCTCCGTTGAAGGGATGCAGGAGCTGGATGCGCAGCTTGAGCTGTTAACCAGCAATCTGCGCCTCAGCCTGTCGGTGTTCCTCTCCCGCGATCTGACCAGCGCCAAGCGTCTGCGCCGTTCGAAGCATCGCTTCCGCATCACCAACCGCCGCTATTCCCATGCTCACGTCGATCGGCTGCATCAGCATAACGTGCAGAGTATCGAAACCAGTTCGCTGCACCTGGGGCTGCTGGGCGATATGAAGCGCCTGAACTCGCTGTTCTGCGCGGTGGCCTACAGCGTACTGGAACAGGCGGATGATGATAAAGATGATGAGTAA
- the gntR gene encoding gluconate operon transcriptional repressor GntR produces MKKKRPVLQDVADRIGITKMTVSRYLRNPEQVSAALQGKIAAALDELGYIPNRAPDMLSNATSRAIGVLLPSLTNQVFADVLRGIETVTDAAGYQTLVGHFGYSPEKEELQLRSLLGWNIDGLILTERTHTAASLRMIETAGIPVIEMMDSVSPCLDMAVGFDNVEAARQMTQAILQRGHRHTVYLGARLDERTLQKERGYAQAMREAGLEPKTVMMEAASSFTAGAMLLREAQKRYPQTDSLFCTNDDLAVGAMFECQRQGLRVPEQMAIAGFHGHDISKATTPRLATVQTPREQMGHEAATMLLARIRGEEVDAGPLDIGFTLSVGESI; encoded by the coding sequence ATGAAGAAAAAAAGACCGGTACTTCAGGATGTTGCCGATCGTATCGGCATCACTAAAATGACCGTCAGCCGCTATCTGCGTAACCCCGAGCAGGTTTCCGCCGCGCTGCAGGGCAAGATTGCCGCCGCGCTGGATGAGCTGGGCTACATTCCTAACCGTGCGCCGGATATGCTGTCAAACGCCACCAGCCGGGCGATTGGCGTGCTGCTGCCGTCGCTGACCAACCAGGTGTTTGCCGACGTGCTGCGCGGCATCGAAACCGTGACCGATGCGGCGGGCTATCAGACGCTGGTCGGCCACTTCGGCTACAGCCCCGAGAAAGAGGAGCTGCAGCTGCGCTCCCTGCTGGGCTGGAATATCGACGGCCTGATCCTCACCGAACGCACCCACACCGCCGCCAGCCTGCGGATGATTGAGACCGCCGGCATTCCGGTGATTGAGATGATGGACAGCGTCTCTCCCTGCCTGGATATGGCGGTAGGGTTCGATAACGTTGAGGCGGCGCGGCAGATGACCCAGGCCATTTTGCAGCGCGGCCACCGTCATACGGTTTACCTCGGCGCGCGGCTGGATGAACGAACGCTGCAAAAAGAGCGCGGCTATGCCCAGGCGATGCGTGAAGCGGGGCTGGAGCCAAAAACCGTGATGATGGAAGCGGCCTCGTCGTTTACCGCCGGTGCGATGCTGCTGCGCGAGGCGCAGAAGCGCTACCCGCAGACCGACAGCCTGTTTTGTACCAACGACGACCTGGCGGTAGGCGCGATGTTTGAGTGCCAGCGGCAGGGGCTGCGGGTGCCGGAACAGATGGCGATCGCCGGTTTTCACGGCCACGATATTTCTAAAGCCACCACGCCGCGGCTGGCTACCGTGCAGACCCCGCGCGAGCAGATGGGCCACGAAGCCGCCACGATGCTGCTGGCGCGTATTCGCGGGGAAGAGGTCGATGCCGGGCCGCTGGATATCGGCTTTACGCTGTCTGTCGGCGAAAGCATTTAA
- the gntU gene encoding gluconate transporter, which translates to MSTATLVLTAAGSVLLLLFLVMKARMHAFVALMLVSIGAGLFSGMPLDKIAQTMEKGMGGTLGFLAIVVALGAMFGKILHETGAVDQIAIRMLKAFGESRAHYAMGIAGLICALPLFFEVAVVLLISIAFAVARRTGDNLVKLVIPLFAGVAAAAAFLLPGPAPMLLASQMHADFGWMILLGLCAAIPGMLIAGPLFGRFISQHVQFTPPAESEHPEFDESKLPSFGFSLSLILFPLVLVGLKTIGARFTEPGSRLYEWLEFIGHPFTAILLACLVAIYGLAWRQGMDKERVMQICGAALQPAGIILLVIGAGGVFKQVLVDSGVGPALGNALTGAGLPVALACFVLSGAVRIIQGSATVACLTAVGLIMPVIEPLHYSGAQLAALSICIAGGSIIFSHVNDAGFWLFGRFTGATEGQTLKTWTMMETILGTVGAIIGMIAFELLS; encoded by the coding sequence ATGAGTACTGCAACACTGGTTTTGACCGCAGCGGGTTCGGTATTACTGCTGCTGTTTTTAGTGATGAAGGCGCGCATGCACGCTTTTGTGGCGCTGATGTTAGTGTCGATTGGTGCCGGTCTGTTTTCCGGCATGCCGCTGGATAAAATCGCCCAGACGATGGAAAAGGGCATGGGCGGCACGCTCGGCTTCCTCGCGATTGTCGTGGCGCTGGGGGCCATGTTTGGCAAAATCCTGCATGAAACCGGCGCGGTTGACCAGATAGCCATCCGCATGCTGAAGGCCTTCGGCGAAAGCCGCGCGCACTATGCGATGGGCATTGCCGGACTGATCTGCGCGCTGCCGCTGTTCTTCGAAGTGGCGGTGGTGCTGCTCATCAGTATCGCCTTCGCCGTGGCGCGCCGCACCGGGGATAACCTGGTGAAGCTGGTTATCCCGCTGTTTGCCGGGGTTGCCGCAGCGGCGGCGTTCCTGCTGCCAGGGCCTGCACCGATGCTGCTGGCCTCGCAGATGCATGCAGATTTCGGCTGGATGATCCTGCTGGGGCTGTGCGCGGCGATCCCGGGCATGCTGATTGCCGGTCCGCTGTTTGGCCGCTTTATCAGCCAGCACGTGCAGTTCACGCCTCCGGCGGAAAGCGAACATCCCGAATTTGATGAGAGCAAGCTGCCGTCGTTTGGCTTCAGCCTGTCGCTGATCCTGTTCCCGCTGGTGCTGGTGGGGCTGAAAACCATCGGCGCGCGCTTTACCGAACCCGGTTCCCGCCTGTATGAGTGGCTGGAGTTTATCGGCCACCCGTTTACCGCGATCCTGCTGGCCTGTCTGGTGGCCATTTACGGCCTGGCCTGGCGCCAGGGCATGGACAAAGAGCGCGTGATGCAGATCTGCGGCGCGGCGCTGCAGCCGGCGGGAATAATCCTGCTGGTGATCGGTGCCGGCGGCGTATTTAAGCAGGTGCTGGTGGATTCCGGCGTGGGCCCGGCACTGGGCAATGCGCTGACCGGCGCGGGCCTGCCGGTTGCGCTGGCCTGCTTCGTGCTGTCCGGCGCGGTACGTATTATTCAGGGCTCGGCGACCGTAGCCTGCCTGACCGCCGTCGGGCTGATTATGCCGGTGATTGAGCCGCTGCATTATTCCGGTGCGCAGCTTGCCGCGCTGTCGATCTGTATTGCCGGAGGCTCAATTATCTTCAGCCACGTCAACGACGCCGGCTTCTGGCTGTTTGGCCGTTTTACCGGCGCAACGGAAGGGCAAACCCTGAAGACCTGGACGATGATGGAAACCATCCTCGGGACGGTGGGCGCGATTATCGGCATGATCGCTTTCGAGCTGCTGTCGTAA
- a CDS encoding phytanoyl-CoA dioxygenase family protein yields the protein MNDIYLQEKQLKIDEFAAVCRQTLRQEEYPLAQSSELNVLIYRADSLLSAARDDRKAVLSELHRALSSGPGVFVVKGLYDNLAAVDRSSQLFEAILKDEAAAGGGGDHFAKAGSNGRIWNALQKVAERDADAFIDYYDNPLLATICESWLGPGYEMTAQVNQVRPGGKAQQPHRDYHLGFQSNEVVEQFPLPLQILSQYLTLQGAVAHSDMPIESGPTQLLPWSQQYQAGYLAWRDPQFIAFFQQHAIQLPLHKGDGLFFNPALFHAAGNNVTQDRVRTANLLQVSSSFGKTMEKVNHIKVLQSIYPALLQRDLPEDKLSAVISSAAEGYSFPTNLDTDPPLGGLVPQTQQALLLQALQEKWTPVHFNQQLAEHTQKRQA from the coding sequence ATGAATGATATCTATCTGCAGGAAAAGCAGCTGAAGATTGATGAGTTTGCGGCGGTGTGTCGCCAGACGCTGCGCCAGGAGGAGTATCCGCTGGCGCAGAGCAGCGAGCTGAACGTGCTGATTTACCGCGCCGATTCGCTGTTAAGCGCCGCGCGTGACGACCGTAAAGCGGTGCTGAGCGAGCTGCACCGCGCGCTCTCTTCCGGCCCCGGCGTGTTTGTGGTGAAAGGGCTGTATGACAACCTGGCGGCGGTAGACCGCAGCAGCCAGCTGTTTGAAGCGATTCTGAAAGACGAAGCCGCAGCGGGCGGCGGCGGCGATCACTTTGCCAAAGCGGGCAGCAACGGCCGCATCTGGAATGCGCTGCAAAAAGTCGCGGAGCGCGATGCCGACGCCTTTATTGATTACTACGACAATCCGCTGCTGGCAACGATCTGTGAAAGCTGGCTGGGGCCGGGCTACGAGATGACCGCCCAGGTGAACCAGGTTCGCCCCGGCGGCAAGGCCCAGCAGCCGCATCGCGATTATCACCTCGGTTTCCAGAGCAATGAAGTCGTTGAGCAGTTCCCGCTGCCGCTGCAGATCCTGTCGCAGTACCTGACGTTACAGGGTGCGGTGGCGCACAGCGATATGCCGATCGAGTCCGGTCCGACCCAGTTGCTGCCGTGGTCGCAGCAGTATCAGGCGGGCTATCTGGCCTGGCGGGATCCGCAGTTTATTGCCTTTTTCCAGCAGCATGCCATCCAGCTTCCGCTGCACAAAGGCGACGGCCTGTTCTTCAACCCGGCGCTGTTCCACGCGGCGGGCAACAATGTGACGCAGGACCGCGTGCGCACCGCCAACCTGCTGCAGGTGTCGTCAAGCTTTGGCAAAACCATGGAGAAGGTCAACCATATCAAGGTGCTGCAAAGTATCTATCCGGCCCTGCTTCAGCGCGACCTGCCGGAAGATAAGCTCAGTGCCGTTATTTCATCCGCCGCGGAGGGCTACTCATTTCCAACCAATCTGGATACCGATCCGCCGCTGGGCGGGCTGGTGCCTCAGACCCAGCAGGCGCTGCTGTTGCAGGCACTGCAGGAGAAGTGGACGCCGGTGCATTTCAACCAGCAGCTGGCGGAGCATACGCAGAAGCGCCAGGCCTGA
- a CDS encoding pirin family protein codes for MIYLRKAQDRGHANHGWLDSYHTFSFANYYDANFMGFSALRVINEDVIDGGQGFGTHPHKDMEILTYVLSGTVEHQDSMGNKEQIPAGEFQIMSAGTGVRHSEYNGSKEVPLHLYQIWIIPEKNGIEPRYAQRRFDDVQGRQLVLSPDARDGSLKVYQDMTLSRWAFKAGEQGTAEVAEGRKIWIQVVKGDVTVNGEAATTSDAFAIWDESSLAITAGSDAEILLFDLPPV; via the coding sequence ATGATCTACTTACGCAAAGCACAAGATCGTGGCCACGCGAACCACGGCTGGCTGGACAGCTATCACACTTTTTCTTTCGCTAACTATTACGACGCCAACTTTATGGGCTTCTCCGCGCTGCGGGTGATTAACGAAGACGTGATCGATGGCGGCCAGGGTTTTGGTACTCATCCTCATAAAGATATGGAAATCCTGACCTACGTGCTGTCCGGCACCGTGGAGCATCAGGACAGCATGGGCAATAAAGAGCAGATCCCGGCGGGTGAGTTCCAGATTATGAGCGCGGGCACCGGCGTGCGTCACTCCGAGTACAACGGCAGCAAAGAGGTGCCGCTGCACCTGTATCAGATCTGGATTATCCCGGAAAAAAACGGCATTGAGCCACGCTACGCACAGCGACGCTTTGATGATGTTCAGGGCCGCCAGCTGGTGCTGTCACCGGATGCGCGCGACGGTTCACTGAAGGTTTATCAGGATATGACGCTGTCCCGCTGGGCGTTTAAAGCGGGCGAGCAGGGGACCGCAGAAGTGGCCGAAGGCCGCAAGATCTGGATCCAGGTGGTGAAAGGCGATGTTACCGTGAATGGCGAAGCGGCCACCACCAGCGATGCGTTTGCTATCTGGGATGAGTCCTCTCTGGCGATTACCGCCGGCAGCGATGCTGAAATCCTGCTGTTCGATCTGCCGCCGGTTTAA
- a CDS encoding SDR family oxidoreductase translates to MSSDFNNQFQNKVYVVTGGTQGLGAAVAELLAERGARGLIICGRNARAGEEQVAKLRALGCDAGFVAADLTDPHSCEQVIAAAESRFGVLHGLVNCAGMSDRGTILNTTPELFDAIFAVNVRAPFFLMQAAIKLMVANGTEGSIVNIITMTSHGGQSFLTTYAASKGALVTLTKNVAFSAMRNRIRVNGLNIGWMDTPHEDDIQKQYHQASDDWLEKAEREQPFGRLLKPREVARGVAFLLSEESGMMTGAVIDFDQNVVGCGDDGAPKPQQPLSL, encoded by the coding sequence ATGAGTTCAGACTTCAACAATCAGTTTCAGAACAAAGTGTATGTGGTGACCGGCGGTACCCAGGGCCTGGGTGCGGCAGTGGCCGAGCTGCTGGCCGAGCGCGGCGCGCGCGGCCTGATTATCTGCGGTCGTAACGCCCGAGCCGGCGAAGAACAGGTGGCGAAGCTGCGTGCGCTGGGCTGCGATGCCGGATTCGTGGCCGCCGATCTTACCGATCCACATTCCTGTGAGCAGGTGATCGCCGCAGCGGAAAGCCGCTTCGGCGTGCTGCACGGCCTGGTCAACTGCGCGGGGATGTCCGATCGCGGCACCATCCTCAACACCACCCCCGAGCTGTTTGACGCAATCTTCGCCGTCAACGTTCGCGCACCCTTCTTTCTGATGCAGGCGGCAATCAAACTGATGGTGGCGAACGGCACGGAAGGCAGCATCGTCAATATCATCACCATGACCTCCCACGGCGGTCAGAGCTTCCTCACCACCTACGCCGCTTCAAAAGGCGCGCTGGTCACGCTGACGAAAAACGTAGCGTTCAGCGCCATGCGCAACCGCATCCGGGTCAACGGACTGAATATCGGCTGGATGGACACGCCGCACGAGGATGATATTCAGAAGCAGTATCACCAGGCCTCCGATGACTGGCTGGAGAAAGCCGAGCGCGAGCAGCCGTTTGGCCGCCTGCTGAAGCCGCGGGAAGTGGCGCGCGGCGTGGCGTTTCTACTCTCTGAAGAGTCCGGGATGATGACCGGCGCGGTGATCGATTTCGACCAGAACGTGGTGGGCTGCGGCGACGACGGCGCGCCAAAACCACAGCAGCCGTTGAGCCTGTAA